From a single Aspergillus puulaauensis MK2 DNA, chromosome 2, nearly complete sequence genomic region:
- a CDS encoding C2H2-type zinc finger protein (COG:K;~EggNog:ENOG410PGSQ;~InterPro:IPR036236,IPR013087,IPR007219;~PFAM:PF04082;~go_function: GO:0003677 - DNA binding [Evidence IEA];~go_function: GO:0008270 - zinc ion binding [Evidence IEA];~go_process: GO:0006351 - transcription, DNA-templated [Evidence IEA]) produces MAPSASNTANNSPAKKTSAPEKKYKCQFCNRAFSRSEHRSRHERSHTKERPFKCLKCRSTFVRRDLLLRHDRTVHAKDGGVPLVSEGRRRGGGGVRKASSPAPSKPSVTIDPTTLEQIEASSDGMVDLETAAMLMTDFQHKAAAAATGKIHDRAESDRSFSPGRGSLLEPPVSYLSGNATLPQMPWDSLVSPTETKHHMASPFATQDAASDSHGLPVMDRHAGDSMAPSLHSLVNSLPVSGNSTPNALSPYPSMTGPVSPVNYRRSPGPSQALTLPKSPQVANDLERNQIVERIRFADSLGVLPETFILPETPALNKYLSTYFNLYHHHLPFLHQESFKPTTASTPLLLAVLSIGALYTFERQHAFMLHVGSKMLVNQFLQHKDNFDSRKCPLWAMQSTLLNMIFESWSGDAKGLEWTCSIKSLLANMVAGNRYQLKLRTEAREGRRPTREEWIEDESCRRTYYAVYIFFGMLTLTFNHTPAMSFDEFDNLELPSSESMWNLDVTDDEAWRRSLSSATSMTVRDAHDCLFQGEQTRYSAFATRVLINALFLQVWNHKRSFEALQDVVTEYKLRLALETWENSLEVCEPETIVVPLSTPQNGHPLIFNSMAVYRNTRARLEVDLKSIQEAMRYHSSYEVAAAMTVAREKVKRSQEMNKVIQSCFECIEIAAIRGINWVAKTSATNWSVEHPLCGLDLMVILSLWLYRLEHDEEPASEAEMAIYNKVRNLFDDDAVDSCGKLSSTVARVWGNILDGVVVWGITKLMGESFKLHSQALVGYEDSLRVAKDQPIHAVPTKSLASVGTAY; encoded by the exons ATGGCCCCAAGCGCATCAAATACGGCGAATAACTCgcccgcgaagaagacgtcTGCCCCCGAGAAGAAGTACAAGTGCCAATTTTGCAACCGCGCCTTTAGTAGGAGTGAGCACCGCAGCCGACACGAGCGATCGC ACACGAAAGAACGCCCTTTCAAGTGTTTGAAGTGTAGAAGCACATTTGTTCGCAGAGATCTCCTGCTTCGACATGACCGAACTGTCCACGCCAAAGATGGCGGTGTTCCTCTAGTTTCAGAGGGGCGTCGCCGgggtggtggcggcgttcGCAAggcttcctctccagcccccTCTAAGCCCTCGGTCACGATTGATCCTACTACACTGGAGCAAATCGAGGCAAGCAGCGATGGTATGGTCGACCTTGAAACAGCAGCCATGTTGATGACAGATTTCCAACATaaggctgcagcagctgctACTGGTAAAATCCATGATCGCGCCGAGTCGGACCGGTCCTTTTCCCCCGGACGTGGCTCTCTCCTTGAGCCCCCTGTTTCATACTTATCCGGCAATGCGACCCTGCCTCAAATGCCTTGGGACTCGTTGGTTTCGCCCACTGAGACCAAGCATCACATGGCTTCCCCCTTTGCAACCCAAGATGCGGCTTCGGACTCCCATGGACTACCTGTCATGGACCGACATGCTGGCGACTCCATGGCCCCGTCGTTGCACTCTCTGGTCAACTCACTTCCAGTCTCTGGGAACTCTACGCCGAATGCGCTGTCACCGTATCCTTCCATGACCGGCCCTGTTAGCCCCGTCAACTATCGCAGATCTCCAGGGCCTAGCCAGGCTCTGACTTTGCCCAAGTCACCTCAGGTTGCTAACGATCTGGAGCGAAACCAGATCGTGGAGCGCATTCGTTTCGCGGACTCGCTCGGTGTGCTTCCGGAAACGTTCATACTCCCGGAAACACCGGCTTTGAACAAGTACCTCTCGACCTATTTCAACCTATATCATCACCATCTTCCCTTCCTGCACCAGGAATCGTTCAAGCCAACTACTGCCTCCACGCCACTATTGCTTGCCGTTCTTTCAATAGGTGCTCTGTACACCTTTGAAAGACAACACGCGTTTATGCTCCACGTTGGGTCCAAGATGCTGGTCAACCAGTTTCTCCAGCACAAGGACAACTTTGACTCGAGAAAATGCCCTCTTTGGGCCATGCAAAGCACATTGCTGAACATGATCTTTGAGAGTTGGAGTGGTGATGCAAAGGGTCTTGAGTGGACTTGCTCAATCAAGAGTCTTCTGGCCAACATGGTCGCTGGTAACCGTTATCAACTGAAGCTTCGCACGGAAGCCCGTGAAGGACGTCGCCCAACTAGGGAGGAGTGGATTGAGGATGAGTCTTGCCGCCGGACTTACTATGCCGTATATATCTTCTTTGGCATGCTCACGCTGACCTTCAACCACACTCCCGCAATGAGCTTTGATGAGTTTGATAACTTGGAGTTGCCCTCATCTGAATCAATGTGGAATCTCGACGTCACTGACGATGAGGCGTGGCGCCGAAGCTTGTCTTCTGCCACGTCGATGACCGTTCGCGACGCTCATGATTGCCTCTTTCAGGGCGAGCAGACGCGCTACAGTGCATTCGCTACCCGTGTTCTGATTAACGCCCTGTTTTTGCAGGTGTGGAATCACAAGAGAAGCTTTGAAGCTCTTCAAGACGTAGTCACTGAGTACAAACTCCGCCTCGCTTTGGAAACTTGGGAAAACTCTCTTGAGGTCTGCGAACCCGAAACGATTGTCGTTCCCCTCAGCACTCCTCAAAATGGACACCCTCTCATTTTCAACTCTATGGCTGTTTACCGTAACACTCGTGCACGCCTTGAGGTTGACCTGAAATCCATCCAGGAAGCCATGCGCTATCACTCTTCCTACGAAGTTGCGGCTGCAATGACCGTCGCTCGTGAGAAGGTCAAGCGCTCACAGGAGATGAACAAGGTTATCCAGTCTTGCTTCGAATGCATTGAAATCGCCGCAATTCGAGGAATCAACTGGGTTGCCAAGACCTCTGCTACCAACTGGAGTGTCGAACACCCGCTTTGCGGTTTGGATTTGATGGTGATTCTCAGCCTCTGGCTTTATCGCCTGGAACATGACGAGGAGCCTGCCTCTGAGGCAGAGATGGCCATCTACAACAAGGTCCGGAATTTGTTTGATGACGATGCCGTCGACTCATGTGGTAAACTAAGCTCCACCGTTGCCCGTGTATGGGGTAATATCCTAGACGGTGTGGTGGTTTGGGG AATTACCAAACTCATGGGCGAGTCATTCAAGCTTCACTCCCAGGCCTTGGTTGGTTACGAGGACTCTCTACGAGTTGCAAAGGACCAGCCTATCCATGCTGTGCCTACCAAATCACTCGCAAGCGTTGGCACCGCGTACTAG